A window of Gambusia affinis linkage group LG03, SWU_Gaff_1.0, whole genome shotgun sequence contains these coding sequences:
- the LOC122828684 gene encoding GTPase IMAP family member 8-like isoform X1 — MRVHEMIQKTNVVVINTPDLLHQKIPQDKLKEQVEHCVSLSDPGPHLFLLVVQPESFTNEQKKKFCQVLELFSDQAFGHSVVLMSKSTPKETNSNEPLQELIRRCRFNSLIVGHGDILETLRSLRNFVEINNEKHLIVDQRSIGPMRDAHLGSAAERGLRILLVGATQSNRTQLSNFIIDKKIARLPTFYQAKLDEHGWWDGKLLTVVKTPEVQSQKVVKEELRSCMDLCPPGPNVLLLVVKPSDFTEKDRQTLKATLSLFGEDAFKHSMIVITEEGNETSFALSSLIRECEGRCYNLVENNHQKLMMKIEDIANKNRRAFLTIKDGEEAMKCEQTLPWINLVLFGRRGAGKTAAAKVILGQKELQSVSKISECVRNQGEAFGRWVSILEMPSLYGKSEQEVMEESFRCVSLCDPEGVHAFILVLPVGPLTDEDKGELHTIQDTFSSRVHDFTIILFTTDTDAAAPAVTAFIKRDKDIQDLLQICGRRYVVVNNSDRNQFSTVIEFVEKMRQKSYTSIALAEAYKDKVIQQRKSIIRLQAQLPNQAPKIILMGDSETEDPECLRIVLIGKTGCGKSLSGNTILGGNYFEAKPATNSVTKRCQKAQSEVDGRPVAVVDTPGLFDNSLSHEEVQEELLKCMSLLAPGPHVFLLVLPIRRLTPEEKETLKLVKEGFGKSAENFTIILFTHGGELDRHNKSIEDFIKDNSDESFKKLIEDCGKRHHVLENYHDQNHTQVTELLKKIDQLVEENGGRCFTNDLLQEAEAAIRRKMEKILKEKEEEMLQKIDGLLRKHQKEKDDMEREMMEVKAKTELQIKQKDIKIKHIERCLQEAEKDKMKEEARRKEEKIKLKREKEAWEEKLKTSKSETGLQNHQSILKKHEAWEQEVKMLKEKNKQEDKRRQKEEKRLKEEYERLKQEYEKQKQEYDMRTEKEAKYREEQDEKHQKEVEKLRETHKEEARKQAEEFNEFKEKYSQEFAAQKKVHENQLKDKDDKYDMLKALKELNEKEARAKHHKQIFDLVKCVTRKKEHLKKIKELLTRHEDQMKRGKTEQETEHLQKVHEREIDELVQQLLDQEGPKSVCVLS; from the exons ATGAGAGTCCATGAAATGATCCAGAAGACAAACGTTGTTGTCATCAACACCCCAGATCTGCTTCATCAGAAGATTCCTCAAGACAAACTTAAAGAACAAGTGGAACATTGTGTGAGCCTCTCTGATCCTGGACCTCACTTgttcttgttggttgtacaACCTGAAAGCTTCACAaatgagcagaagaagaagttcTGCCAAGTCCTAGAACTGTTTAGTGATCAAGCATTTGGTCATTCAGTGGTTCTAATGTCGAAATCTACGCCGAAGGAAACAAACTCAAACGAGCCTTTACAAGAACTGATCAGGAGATGCAGATTTAACTCTCTCATTGTTGGACATGGTGACATTCTGGAGACGCTGAGGTCACTTAGGAACTTTGTAGAGATCAACAATGAGAAGCATTTAATCGTCGACCAGCGGAGCATCGGACCAATGAGAGACGCTCATTTGGGTTCTGCTGCTG AACGAGGTCTCAGGATTTTACTTGTTGGAGCAACTCAGTCAAACAGGACACAACTCAGCAACTTTATCATCGACAAAAAAATTGCTCGACTGCCAACATTTTATCAGGCCAAGCTAGATGAGCATGGCTGGTGGGATGGAAAGTTATTGACTGTAGTGAAAACTCCTGAAGTTCAGTCTCAAAAAGTGGTGAAAGAGGAGCTGAGGAGCTGCATGGATCTCTGTCCTCCTGGTCCaaatgttctgctgctggtggtgaAACCTTCAGACTTCacagagaaagacagacagactcTGAAGGCCACCCTGAGTTTGTTTGGAGAAGATGCATTTAAACACTCAATGATCGTCATAACTGAAGAAGGAAATGAAACTAGTTTTGCTCTTAGTTCACTAATCAGAGAATGTGAAGGTCGATGCTACAACCTAGTTGAGAATAATCACCAGAAATTAATGATGAAGATTGAAGACATCGCCAACAAAAACAGACGTGCCTTCCTGACCATCAAAGACGGTGAAGAAGCCATGAAATGTGAGCAGACCCTGCCTTGGATAaacctggttctgtttgggAGGAGAGGAGCAGGCAAGACGGCAGCAGCCAAGGTCATTCTGGGTCAGAAAGAGCTTCAGTCAGTCTCCAAGATTTCAGAGTGTGTTAGAAACCAGGGAGAGGCGTTTGGACGTTGGGTTTCTATTCTGGAGATGCCTTCACTGTACGGAAAATCTGAGCAGGAAGTAATGGAGGAATCCTTCAGGTGTGTCTCCCTCTGTGATCCTGAGGGTGTCCACGCCTTCATCCTGGTCCTACCTGTGGGTCCCCTCACTGATGAAGACAAGGGAGAGTTACACACCATCCAGGACACATTCAGCTCTAGAGTCCATGACTTCACCATCATCCTCTTCACCACAGAcactgatgctgcagctcctgctgtCACTGCATTTATTAAACGAGACAAAGACATCCAGGATCTCCTCCAGATCTGTGGAAGAAGATATGTAGTCGTCAATAACAGTGACAGGAATCAGTTCTCTACTGTAATAGAGTTTGTGGAAAAGATGAGACAGAAATCCTACACATCAATCGCCCTGGCAGAAGCTTACAAAGATAAAGTCATACAGCAGAGGAAGAGCATCATCAGACTACAAGCCCAGCTACCAAACCAGGCACCAAAAATTATCTTAATGG GTGACTCAGAGACGGAGGATCCTGAGTGTCTCAGGATCGTTCTGATCGGAAAGACTGGCTGCGGAAAAAGTTTGTCAGGAAACACCATCCTGGGAGGAAACTACTTTGAAGCCAAACCAGCTACAAATTCAGTCACGAAGCGTTGCCAGAAAGCCCAGAGTGAAGTGGACGGCCGTCCTGTTGCTGTGGTCGACACTCCAGGCCTCTTTGACAACAGTTTGTCTCATGAAGAAGTGCAAGAAGAGCTGCTGAAATGCATGAGTCTCCTGGCTCCGGGTCCACATGTCTTCCTGTTGGTCTTACCGATCAGACGATTAACACCAGAGGAGAAGGAGACGTTAAAATTAGTAAAGGAAGGCTTTGGAAAAAGTGCAGAGAACTTCACCATCATCCTGTTCACACATGGGGGTGAACTGGACCGTCATAATAAATCTATTGAAGATTTTATTAAGGATAATTCAGATGAGTCCTTTAAGAAGCTCATTGAGGACTGTGGAAAAAGACACCATGTGTTGGAAAACTACCATGACCAGAACCACACACAAGTCACAGAGCTGCTCAAAAAGATTGATCAGCTGGTAGAGGAGAACGGAGGCAGGTGCTTCACCAACGACCTGCTGCAGGAGGCTGAAGCAGCAATAcggagaaaaatggaaaaaatcctgaaagaaaaggaggaagagatgCTGCAAAAGATTGACGGACTACtaagaaaacatcagaaagaaaaagacgaCATGGAAAGGGAGATGATGGaggtaaaagcaaaaactgaactACAAATTAAgcagaaagacataaaaatcaAGCACATAGAGAGATGTCTCCAGGAGGCGGAGAAGGACAAGATGAAGGAGGAAGccaggagaaaagaagaaaaaataaaactgaaacgtGAGAAAGAGGCAtgggaagaaaaactgaaaacatctaaaagtgaAACCGGCCTCCAGAATCATCAATCCATCCTAAAGAAACATGAAGCCTGGGAACAAgaagtgaaaatgttaaaggagaaaaacaaacaagaagatAAACGGAGacaaaaggaggagaaaagactGAAAGAGGAGTACGAGCGACTGAAACAAGaatatgaaaaacagaaacaagaatatGACATGAGAACAGAAAAGGAGGCAAAATACCGAGAAGAACAAGACGAGAAACATCAGAAGGAGGTGGAGAAACTAAGAGAGACTCACAAGGAAGAAGCCAGAAAACAAGCTGAAGAGTTTAATGAGTTCAAAGAGAAATACAGCCAAGAATTTGCAGCTCAGAAAAAAGTGCATGAAAATCAACTGAAAGACAAAGATGATAAATATGACATGCTGAAGGCGCTGAAAGAGCTCAACGAAAAGGAAGCCAGAGCAAAGCACCACAAGCAAATCTTTGACTTGGTGAAATGTGTCACCAGAAAGAAagaacatctgaaaaaaatcaaggaatTGTTGACAAGACATGAAGACCAGATGAAGCGAGGAAAAACTGAGCAGGAGACTGAACACCTTCAGAAAGTTCATGAACGAGAAATAGATGAACTGGTTCAGCAGCTTCTGGATCAAGAAGGTCCAAAATCAGTCTGCGTCCTTTCATGA